The following nucleotide sequence is from Apium graveolens cultivar Ventura chromosome 4, ASM990537v1, whole genome shotgun sequence.
AACTTAACATGACATGGCCCGAGGTCGCGTCTATTAGCTAGTCGATGTTGGGCAGGGGGTAAGAATCTTTAGGACATGCTGAATTGAGGTTTGTATAATCCACGCACATTCGCCACTTGCCATTGGGTTTTTTGACCAGCACAATGTTTGCTAGCCAGTCCGGGTACTTAATTTCACAGATTATGTCTGCCTTTAACAACTTCTCGACTTCCTGGTCGATTGCCTGTTGCCTTTCCGGGGCGAAGTTTCTTCGCTTTTGTTTGATTGGTTTTTGCTTTGGATCTACATCCAGACTGTGCATGGCCACAGATTCATCAATCCCTGGCATGTCTTCCGGGGACCAGGCGAATACGTCAGCGTGTTCTTTTAGTAGATCGATAAGCTCCTTTTAGAATGTGGTTTCCAAGCCTTTTCCGATTTTGATCTTTCGAGTGGGGTTCCCGGGTTCCAAATCTACCTCGATTGTCTGTTGGGCCGGTTCTACCTTCGTCTTCTCCTTGCTTTCTACAAACTTTTGAATCCGGGCATCAGCGTTGGCTACGCTGTATCCGGAGTCTTCGATCATGTTTACATCCAAACGGGCCCTTTTACTAAGGTGTTCTCGATGCTTCTTTCTGCTTTGTCCCTTGGGCAGGGACATTATTCTCTTCCGGTTTTCCGGTTCCATTTCTGCCATGACAAGTGCTTGACCATAGCATTTACCAGCCATTTCCCTATCTCCTTTCAGTTTTCCAGTGCCTCCTGGGGTGGAGAACTTGAGTTTTAAGTGAATAGTTGAGGGGATCGCCCTGAGCTTGGTGATAGTGGGCCTACCAAGGATCATATTGTATGAGGAGGTTGCGCTTATCACATAGAATTTCATCATATGGGAGACCTGTCAGGGTGCAGTTCCAAATATGATGGGAAGATAGATGATACCCCGGATTGGAATCATGGTGTTCCCGAACCCGTACAAAGGGTCTTCAAGACAGGGATCCATTCTGAGGTGTCCGAGCTCCATCCTGTTAAGCGTGTGCTCGAATACGATATTAGCAGATGAACCATTATCAACTAGAATTCTTTTTACCTCGTTGTTTGTGACGTCGAGGGTCACCACTAATGCCAAGTTGTGATCCGGATCGAGGCCCTCATAATCAGAATAAGAGAAGCAAATTGGTTCATCCTCCCGAGTCTGGATCATCATCACATCATTCTCCCGATCCGGGCTCCGCGGTGGAGAGGCTGTGCCACCGAAAACAACATTCACCACATTTTTGCCTCTTCCCGCGGCTCTGTCTTTGTCATTCGAGCCCCTTtgaagatactggttcatgtttcCTTTCTTGATTTGGTCTTCTATGAACATCTTGAGGGAGAAACAGTTTTCAGTAGTATGGCCGTGATCTTCGTGATAGCCACAATGCCTGTCCCGGGCCCTGTTTTCGGGTGGCGCTAGCAAGGGTTTTGGCGGATAATAAAACGGTTTGCCCTTGACTTCACGCAAAATGTCGGCCCGGGGCCTGTTGAGGGGTGTCCACTCTGGTTCCGGTTTGGGCTCCTTCTTGGCCTTTTGTTTCCTTTCGTTTTTTCTTGATTCGGGGTACGTTTCCCGGGGTGGGGTTCCCCGGGACTGCTGAATGTAGTTTGCTTGCCTGTCAAGCTTGAATCTCTTGTCTCTCCGGGATGACGAGCGTCGCTCCGGAGACTCGTCGTCATCATGTATTCTTCTGTTCATCTTCATCGATTTGAGGAAATCATTTTCCTTTATGAATTTTGATGCCAACGCATATGCTGACGCCAGGCTTTGGGGCTCCCTGTGAATCAGGTCTTTGACATTGCCTTCACAAGATATCGGGTGCAAGTTTCTTCGAAAGATGTTTACTGCCTCCTTTTCTTCTAAGTTGGAGAGTTGGTTGATTGCTTCCTGTAATCTTTTGATGAATTCCGGAAAGGTCTCCTTGCTTCTTTGTTGGATTGTTTCTAGATGACACATCTGCAGCTCGTTCATCCGGTTGGCCCTGAATCTTTTCAAAAATATCTCGCGGAAGTCTTTCCAGGAGTCCACACTCCGGGACGGTATGCGGCTGAACCATTTCTGAGCGCCCCCCTTCAGTGTTGATGCGAAGAATCGGCATCTAGTCAGGTCGCTGTAATCATAAATATTGGATATTTGCTCAAAATAGTTCAGATGCTCTTCAGGGTCGGCCAGCCCGTCAAAAGAGTCAAAATTGAAGTGCTTCAGCTCCGACTCTCTAGGGGTGGCTTCCAGACTCTTTGTGAATGGGGTCACTGCTGCCCCTACTTCCATGTCGCCCTCCACTTTCCTTTTAAGGTCTCGAAGGGCCCGGGCCATTTGTTCTTTCTTGGACTCCTTCTCCAGTTCTGAGTCTGAGGAAACATGAATCCGGTGGGCCTTTCTCTTTAGCTTGGCCTCCTCCTCCCGGATCCTCCTTTCTATAGATTCTTGGGCTTTAGCCTCTTCTTCCTTCCGGATTCTCTCCCGGAGGGCAGCTTTTCTTATTTCATCTCTGGCGTCCTCTGGTGGCTTTTTTAAATTCTTCGCAATCCGGTCGAAGACGGATCCCCGAGATTCTCTGGACTGTTCTTTAGACCGCTCTCGCTGATCCCCTGGGCGGGTCTCCGGCTCGGCATTCTGCTTTTCCTTCCACAAGTCCATAGCCGCCTGTATCTGTTTCGGGATCATGCTTCCCCATGGGTTCGTGGTGATCCCTGTGTGTTTGTGGGCAGCTTTTTCAATGACTATTCTCTGGTCTCCTGGTTGGAGATTTTGAGAGGGAGTCTGGGTTATGGGGAACCCTTCGTCCAGGTCTTCCATGTCTCCCTCCCTGGGTTG
It contains:
- the LOC141718248 gene encoding uncharacterized protein LOC141718248, with product MAGKCYGQALVMAEMEPENRKRIMSLPKGQSRKKHREHLSKRARLDVNMIEDSGYSVANADARIQKFVESKEKTKELIDLLKEHADVFAWSPEDMPGIDESVAMHSLDVDPKQKPIKQKRRNFAPERQQAIDQEVEKLLKADIICEIKYPDWLANIVLVKKPNGKWRMCVDYTNLNSACPKDSYPLPNID